The window CGGCCGCCTCCACGATCCGCCGCAACTGGTGCTCACCCCACCGGCCCCGCACCTGCGGCGCCCGCAACGCCGCCACCAACTGCCGCGTCTCGGTACGCAACTCACCCGACACCGCACCCATCGCCCGGACCTGCTCCCGCAACTCCGCATACGCGTCGATCCGGTCGTGCTCCAACTGGGCGACCCGCTGCTCGTACCGCCGCAACGTGTCATGCAACGGCGCCACCGCCCGCGCCACCGCCTCCTGGGACTGCGCCGTCGCCTCATAGGACAGCGCCCGCAACGACTGCTCCAGCCGCTGCTCACCATCCCGGGCGGCCTCCACCGTCGCCTCCAGACGGGCGATGTCGGTCGCCGCCCGCGCCCGCGCCGCGAGCCAGCCGACCGCCGCGCCCACCGCGAGACAGACAAGAATCACAGCCAGTGTCGAGAACGTCACCACCGCAGATTGCCAGACCGGGCGTCCACGACAAGCGGGGGTACCGTGGAAAACATGAAGGGCGTGTTGCTGATCCTGCTCATCGTCGTGCTCGCCGGCCTGGCCATCGCCGCCACCCAGCGAGGCGGCAAAGCCCGCCGCCAGACCGAACTCGACGACGCCCGAGCCGACGCCCACCGCTGGTATGAGCGGCTCGGCGGCCAGGTCATGAACCTCACCTCCGAGGAGCCGGCAGCCCGGCAGGCCCTCGCCGACGCGAGCGAACGCTACAACGCCGCCGGCGGCCAGCTACAGACCGCCAATTCGGTACGGCAGTTCCAACTCGCCCGCGAGTCGGCGCTGGAAGGCCTCACCTACGCCCGCGCCGCCCGCCTGGCCATGGGCCTCGACCCCGGCCCCGACCTGCCGCCGCTCAGCTCCGCCCACAACACCGGCCAGATCACCCACGAACGTGAGGTGACCGTGCAGGGCCACTCCTACAAAGCCGGCCCGCGCCCCGGCGCCGACACCCCCTACTACTACCCGGGCGGCCGGGTCGAGGGCCGCCCGGTGCCGGCCGGCTGGTATTCGACACCCGTCTGGCGCACCGCGCTCGGCGCCGGCGCCGGAGTCCTCGGCGGCATGCTCATCTTCGACGCCCTGTTCTCCCCCGAATTCGGCGACTTCGGAAACTTCGGCGGCGACTTCGCGTCCGGCGACTTCGCCGGCGGAGACATGGCCGCCGGCGACTTCAGCGGCGGCGGCGATCTCGGCGGCTTCAGCGGCGGCGATTTCGGTGGCGGCGATTTCGGCGGTTTCGACTTCTAGCGGGACGATGGCGTTCGATCGCTTTGCCGGGCGGGTGCCGTTGGATCGCCGGGCGGGACGGATGGCGTTCGATCGCGTGGCGGGTTCGGCGGCGGCTGAGCGCGTGGCGGGTTCGGCGGCGGCTGAGCGCGTGGCGGGTTCGGCGGCGGCTGAGCGCGTGGCGGGTTCGGCGGCGGCTGAGCGCGTGGCGGGACCGGTGGCGGTCGATCGCCTAGCGGGGCAGGTGGCGGTCTATCGCGCGGCGTAGCGCCCGCGGGCTCGGCCAGATCTGCGTCAGGTCCGCGGTGAACGCCGGCCCGCGCGGTGTGTCCGCCAGCACCGGCCCACCACTGTCGCCCTCCTGCACCTGATGCACGCTGTCCAGGTCCGCCGGAACCACATCCAGAACCGTCCGCAGCCCCTCCCGGCGGATCACCACCGCCGCGATGTCCGCCCAATCCAGCAGGATCGGATCGGACTCCTGCGCGGCCAGCTCCAGCCCACCCGACGACACCCGCACCCACGTCGGCAGTGCCGCCCGAGCCGAAACCGCATACGCCCCGGCCGCCGCGGCGCCGACCAGCACCGCCTGGAGCGCGGTCACCCACCACGGGTCCCCGCTGTCCCCGGCGATCCACCCCACCACCGGGGAGACCGCCAGGTAGGCCACCATCAGCACCACGAACACCATGACGAAGGTCCGGGCCGGCGACGACCGGAACAACATCGCGTCCCGAGCCGGAGCCCGGACCTCCTCAGGTGCGATCGACATGCCTCCTATGGTGGCCGCCCCGCTCAGAATGCGCAGGCGATCACCAGCTCTGGGGTGCGGTCCCGAAGCAGGTCCAGCTTGCCGATCCGCGCCGCCGCCCGGAAATCACCATCGATCGACTCCAGTCGATCAAGCAGGTCAGCCGGCCCGAGCGCCTCGGCCAGCGGAACCTCGGTCTTCATCGACAACTTCCGGTCCGACTTGGCCCGGCGAACCTGCCGCAGCGCATCACCGGCCAGATCGAGCAACGACGGATCACTCTCCGGCGCCACCCGCGACAACTCGTACCGCGTCGGCCACGTCGACAGGTGCACCGACCCGTACCGCCACCACGACCAGATCTCCTCGGTGACGAACGGCAGGAACGGCGCGAACAACCGCAACAACACCGACAACCCGGTAGCCAGCGCGGCCCGAGCCGAATCACCGGCCGGCCCCTCCGCGTACGCCCGGTTCTTGACCAGCTCGATGTAGTCGTCGCAGAACGTCCAGAAGAACGTCTCCGTCGCCTGCAACGCGTCGGTGTGCTGATAGTCGTCGAACGCGGCCGTCGCCGTCAGCACCACCTCAGTCAACCGGCCGAGCATCGCCCGGTCCAGCGGCTCGGTCACCGGCTGCCGCAGCGCCTCCGCCGCACCCAGCCCCAACGCGAACCTCGACGCGTTCAGCAGCTTCATCGCCAGCCGCCGCCCGACCTTCAACTGGGCCGGCTCGAACGCCAGATCCGCCCCCGGACGGCCACACGCCGCCCAATACCGGACCGCGTCCGACCCGTACTGCTCCAGCAGCTGAATCGGTGTCTCCACCTCGTTGCCCAGCGACTTCGAGATCTTCTTGTGGTCCGGATCGAGGATCCAGCCGGACAGGACCGCACGCCGCCACGGCAGACCACCGGCCAGCTGACCGGCCCGCAACACCGACGAGAACAGCCAGGTCCGGATGATCTCCTGCCCCTGCGGGCGCAGATCCATCGGATAGGTACGGGCATGCAGATCCGGATCGGTACTCCACCCCGTGACGATCTGCGGAGACAACGACGACGTCGCCCACGTGTCCATGACATCCGGGTCGGCGGTGAAACCACCCGGAACATCACGCTGTTCCTCCGACCAACCGGGCGGACACTCCGACGACGGATCGACAGGCAGCGCCGCGTCATCCGGCAGCAGTAGCCGGTCATAGTCGGGCTCCCCGTTCGCGTCCAGCCCATACCAGACCGGGATCGCGACACCGAAGAACCGCTGTCGGCTGATCAGCCAATCACCGGTCAGACCACCGACCCAATGCTCATAGCGGTGACGCATGCTCTCCGGAACCCAGCGCAGCTCACGGCCCCGCCCCAGCAGCTCCCCGCGCAGCCCGGGATCACGCCCGCCGTTACGGATGAACCACTGCCGACTCGTCACGATCTCCAACGGCCGGTCACCACGCTCGTAGAACTTGACCGGATGCGTGATCGGCGCCGGCTCCCCGAGCAGATCACCCGACTCCCGCAACAGCCGGATCATCTCGGCGCGCGCCGCGTTGACCGTCAACCCGGCCAGCCCCTGATAGGCGGCGGCCGGAACACCCGGCGGTGCCTCCGGCAGGAAACGGCCGTCCCGGCCCAGCACAACCCGCGTGTCCAGAGCCAGATCCCGCCACCACGTGACATCGGCCAGGTCACCGAACGTGCAGACCATCGCGATGCCCGTACCCTTGTCGGCTGCCGCGAGCGGATGGGCCCGAACCGGGACCTCGACGTCGAAGAGCGGCGTGCGAACCGACGTGAGACCCGCGAAGCGGGGATCACCCGGGTGATGAACCAGCGCGACACACGCCGGCAGCAGCTCCGGCCGCGTCGTGTCGATGTCGACCGGCCCGTCCGGCCCCCGGAACCGCAACCGGTGGTAGGCGCCCGGCCGCTGCCGATCCTCCAGCTCCGCCTGCGCGACAGCCGTCCGGAACCCGATGTCCCACAGCGTCGGCGCCTCCGCCGTATACGCCTGACCGGCCGCGAGATTCGCCAGGAAAGCCCGCTGCGAAACCGCCCGCGCCCGCTCACCGATCGTCGTGTACGTCAGACCCCAGTCGACCGACAGCCCGAGCCGCCGCCACAGCGCCTCGAACCCCTTCTCATCCTCGACCGTCAGCCGACCACACAACTCGACGAAATTACGCCGCGAAATCGAGACCGGATCCTTCGGCGCCTTCGCCGGCGGCTCCCACGACGGGTCATACGGCAACGACGGATCACATCGGACACCGAACAGGTTCTGAACCCGGCGCTCCGTCGGCAACCCGTTGTCGTCGAACCCCATCGGATAGAAGACGGACTTGCCGCGCATCCGCTGGAACCGGGCGACTGTGTCGGTGTGCGTATACGAGAAGACGTGCCCGATGTGCAACGAGCCCGATACGGTCGGCGGAGGTGTATCGATCGCATACACGTCGGCCCGCTCCTTCGAGCGGTCGAACGCGTACGTCTCCTCCTCCTGCCAGCGCGGCGCCCACTTCTCCTCGAGCCCGTCCAGAGACGGCCGCTCGGGGAGACCGTGACGCCCGGTTCCCGTATCAGTCATGCCGGTCAGCGTAGGACCGGCACCACCGCGTCGCCATGCGATTACGCCGCCGACTCGTGCTTCAACAGCCACTCCTTGACGTGCAGCCCCCAGCGGTAGCCGCCCAGCGACCCGTCCGTCCGCATCACCCGATGACACGGCGTGAACAGCGCCACCGGATTGCGCGCGCAGGCCGCCGCCGCGGCACGGATCGCAGCCGGGCGGCCGGACAGTTCGGCGAAGCCCGTATAGGTCACCGGGGCGCCCGGTTTGATGTCACGCATCACCGCCCACGCGTGCGACATGAACGCGCCGGCCGTGTGCTGCTCCACATCGACCGCGTCGATCGCGGTGAGGTCGCCGTCCAGATACGCCCGGACGGCCGGACCCACCGCACCCGGATCGCCCGGTCGCGCCGGCTCCAGCAACACCGGATGCACCAGTTTCAGCAGCTCGGCCACATCAGTCGTGAACCCGGCCGCGCGGACCGCGCCGGACTGCGCCACCACCACGGTGAACGGGCCGACCGGGGTGTTCAGAGTCGAATGAAGCAACATCGTTTCCTCCTCGTCGAGGGTTACAGCGTGACGCGATTTCGTGGCGCGTGGGCCGGCAAGTGGCCTGCCTGTGGACAACTCGTGCGGTGGTTTCAGCAATGTGGACAACCGTCGGGACGGGGCCGCCGAGAGGTAGGTTCGGTCACGCGGCACGCCACAGGCGGATCAGGGCGTAGGAGCGCCACGGGCGCCAGCGTTCGGCGTACGACGAAAGGGCTTTTGCGGTGGCGGGCAGACCGAGAGCCTCGGCGCCGCGGCGGGCCGCCAGGTCGGTGGGGAGGAAGACGTCGGGGTCGCCTATCGCGCGCATGGCGACATAACCGGCGGTCCACGGGCCGATGCCGGGCAGTTCGGTCAGGCGGGCGACCGTCTCGGTGCGGTCGGCTGTCGGGTCGAGGTCGAGCTTGCCGTCGGCTACCGCCTCGGCCAAGGCCCGGATGGTGTCGCGGCGTGCCGCCGGCATGCCGAAGGCGGTGTCCGGAAGGGCGGCGATGATGTCGGCCGGTGGGAAACCGGCGAGCCGCGCGGTGGTATCGGTTTGGGGGATGGGGGTGGGTTCCCCCGGAATGAGGGTGACGACCGAGCCCACCGCCGCTTTCAGGATCCGCCCCAGAGTGGTCCGCGCCCCCGCCACACTCACCTGCTGACCCACCACGGCCCGCACAGCCATCTCGAACCCGTCGACCGCCCGCGGCACCCGAACCCCGGGCTCACCCGCCACCGCCCCGGCCAGCGCCGGATCAGCCCCGAGCAACCCGTCCACGGCAACCGGATCAGCGTCCAGATCGAACAGTCGCCGGCATCGGGCGACCGCCGGCGCAAGATCCCGAACGTCATCGAGCCGCAACGTCGCATGAACGACCCGGTCCCCGGGCCGTAGGGAGACGGTCGCGCTTCCGTGCGGCAGATTCAGCCCGCGCCGGTACGCGCCGTCCACGATTTCGTCGACGCCGGGCAGCGTCCGCCCGGCGAAGAAGGCGAGCAGCGATTCCGCGTGCAGCGGCGGCCGGTACGCGAGCCGCAGATTGACGACTCCCGCCTCACCTCGTCCGACGGGCTGTTTCTCGCGCATCTGGCTGGGTGAGCGCGCGTAGACCTCGAGCATCGTGTCGTTGAACTGCCGGACGCTTCCGAATCCGGCCGCGAAGGCGATCTCGGCCAGCCCCAGGTCGGTGGTCTCGACGAGGATGCGGGCGGTCTGGGCGCGCTGGGCGCGGGCGAGTGCGAGCGGTCCGGCGCCGAGTTCGGCGGTGAGCATGCGGTTGAGGTGCCGTTCGGTGTATCCGAGGCGTCCGGCGAGTCCGGGTACGCCTTCGCGGTCGACGACGCCGTCACCGATGAGGCGCATGGCGCGTCCGACCGTGTCGGCACGGGTGTCCCATTCGGGGGAGCCGGGGGCGGCGTCGGGCCGGCAGCGGCGGCAGGCCCGGAATCCACCGCGCTGGGCGGCGGCCGCGCTGGGGTAGAACGTGACGTTCTCCCGTTTGGGGGTGACGGCTGGGCAGGACGGCCGGCAGTAGATGCCGGTGGTGCGTACGGCCGTGTAGAAGCAGCCGTCGAACCGCGGGTCACGGCTGTCGACGGCCCGGTAGCAGTGTTCGAAGTCCAGCTCCATGTGGTCGAGTCTGCTCCGCTCCGGGCCGGTTCGGCTGGCGGGATTCGGACATGACCGTGCGATTGTCAACCAAGGTTGACGGGTTCGAAAGTGTCAACTACGGTTGACGGC of the Actinoplanes sichuanensis genome contains:
- the valS gene encoding valine--tRNA ligase — protein: MTDTGTGRHGLPERPSLDGLEEKWAPRWQEEETYAFDRSKERADVYAIDTPPPTVSGSLHIGHVFSYTHTDTVARFQRMRGKSVFYPMGFDDNGLPTERRVQNLFGVRCDPSLPYDPSWEPPAKAPKDPVSISRRNFVELCGRLTVEDEKGFEALWRRLGLSVDWGLTYTTIGERARAVSQRAFLANLAAGQAYTAEAPTLWDIGFRTAVAQAELEDRQRPGAYHRLRFRGPDGPVDIDTTRPELLPACVALVHHPGDPRFAGLTSVRTPLFDVEVPVRAHPLAAADKGTGIAMVCTFGDLADVTWWRDLALDTRVVLGRDGRFLPEAPPGVPAAAYQGLAGLTVNAARAEMIRLLRESGDLLGEPAPITHPVKFYERGDRPLEIVTSRQWFIRNGGRDPGLRGELLGRGRELRWVPESMRHRYEHWVGGLTGDWLISRQRFFGVAIPVWYGLDANGEPDYDRLLLPDDAALPVDPSSECPPGWSEEQRDVPGGFTADPDVMDTWATSSLSPQIVTGWSTDPDLHARTYPMDLRPQGQEIIRTWLFSSVLRAGQLAGGLPWRRAVLSGWILDPDHKKISKSLGNEVETPIQLLEQYGSDAVRYWAACGRPGADLAFEPAQLKVGRRLAMKLLNASRFALGLGAAEALRQPVTEPLDRAMLGRLTEVVLTATAAFDDYQHTDALQATETFFWTFCDDYIELVKNRAYAEGPAGDSARAALATGLSVLLRLFAPFLPFVTEEIWSWWRYGSVHLSTWPTRYELSRVAPESDPSLLDLAGDALRQVRRAKSDRKLSMKTEVPLAEALGPADLLDRLESIDGDFRAAARIGKLDLLRDRTPELVIACAF
- a CDS encoding methylated-DNA--[protein]-cysteine S-methyltransferase; the encoded protein is MLLHSTLNTPVGPFTVVVAQSGAVRAAGFTTDVAELLKLVHPVLLEPARPGDPGAVGPAVRAYLDGDLTAIDAVDVEQHTAGAFMSHAWAVMRDIKPGAPVTYTGFAELSGRPAAIRAAAAACARNPVALFTPCHRVMRTDGSLGGYRWGLHVKEWLLKHESAA
- a CDS encoding DNA-3-methyladenine glycosylase 2 family protein, with the translated sequence MELDFEHCYRAVDSRDPRFDGCFYTAVRTTGIYCRPSCPAVTPKRENVTFYPSAAAAQRGGFRACRRCRPDAAPGSPEWDTRADTVGRAMRLIGDGVVDREGVPGLAGRLGYTERHLNRMLTAELGAGPLALARAQRAQTARILVETTDLGLAEIAFAAGFGSVRQFNDTMLEVYARSPSQMREKQPVGRGEAGVVNLRLAYRPPLHAESLLAFFAGRTLPGVDEIVDGAYRRGLNLPHGSATVSLRPGDRVVHATLRLDDVRDLAPAVARCRRLFDLDADPVAVDGLLGADPALAGAVAGEPGVRVPRAVDGFEMAVRAVVGQQVSVAGARTTLGRILKAAVGSVVTLIPGEPTPIPQTDTTARLAGFPPADIIAALPDTAFGMPAARRDTIRALAEAVADGKLDLDPTADRTETVARLTELPGIGPWTAGYVAMRAIGDPDVFLPTDLAARRGAEALGLPATAKALSSYAERWRPWRSYALIRLWRAA